From a region of the Candida albicans SC5314 chromosome 1, complete sequence genome:
- the MRPL37 gene encoding mitochondrial 54S ribosomal protein mL54 (Putative mitochondrial large subunit ribosomal protein; shows colony morphology-related gene regulation by Ssn6p): MFRSISRVTLKRVSPIINTRQLTVSSIRFNETTTTTSTTTTTTPKSSCPAGTVLNLKVFKKGDEPVAKEDSEYPEWLWTMLDPKDNLKAIQNEDFLRWRRIKLSKENNSTIKNNNFLSKL, from the coding sequence ATGTTTAGAAGTATATCTAGAGTAACTTTAAAGAGGGTTTCtccaataataaatacaaGACAATTGACAGTGTCATCAATTAGATTTAATgaaactactactactacatcaacaacaactactactactccTAAATCATCATGCCCTGCCGGTACTGTATTGAACTTGAAAGTATTCAAAAAAGGTGATGAACCAGTTGCTAAAGAAGATTCAGAATATCCTGAATGGTTATGGACCATGCTTGATCCAAAAGATAATTTAAAAGCTATTCAAAATGAAGATTTTCTTAGATGGAGAAGAATCAAATTAAgtaaagaaaacaattcaacaatcaaaaataaCAACTTTTTGAGTAAATTATAG
- a CDS encoding uncharacterized protein (Ortholog of S. cerevisiae : YPR089W, C. glabrata CBS138 : CAGL0K08008g, C. dubliniensis CD36 : Cd36_04600, C. parapsilosis CDC317 : CPAR2_105630 and Candida tenuis NRRL Y-1498 : CANTEDRAFT_129373), translating into MDAWNSATTFGADGLSGFSSQLPDILNLSDPLLAKIITSKKALQLLESNIVSGVSEDGEESNTNNENKAIIELLMSACDGDVVTLESITRSNPQIVNQLFPSDENGATALVYAVCFNNPDIVESLLENHKADPDIPDSIVNYTPIMWAVHLNYLNIVQLLLDHQADLFLSPKDDGTNASTLVFPENTEMYEYFRSHNLLKTNADNSQDIYQATSFLPQDDYEDDLSTKLKMHTITSNTIGNENEENSEPQVIGEDEEYNLAQDPILQQLPEFEYDKLLPEQYIKFTDSDIPTLLNYIFDLRSQTTYQHNTKLSAAIVFQLVRYSALKVESTELTDFLFDCFTARLRTITNTKSGAFNMAIQDDGKPANAMGAGDIVLLSYWLSSLQFLHFYFGKNNIYLKFPRFLQELINLVQSLTATLSFSINSRLNLLVDDCIINFTNLVDVSNVLYAKDWNLFKKNKSHPNTYDDIMNTLYPPTQMELMKPSPIRYLQVLGALDYVLRIHKVDNLLRSEAFSQVFYYINCTIFNRLISQSKYCSRAKAIQIRLNVSAIEDWLRSHNVKVYKPDTIGGLNKLLGNEDVKLHNLLNEDASLKHRKNPHYLQFYYNSLYHIGKNQLQPTIELLQWLQCMTSLSDEESLINTINQFDCLNYYQLFKVANKLYKYEVNEVKLPKKLIQVIKSLMTEQGPNQIQRMFLHYMTQTTFLSKEEYIYLNPNYIFEVALPNLTELINSYGAGLGGVRILRNKKYQPSLPISIMDDIDEKLTENRSWQNETYDYDNEKDGEDDEEEEHNEGANANGDSGSVHPSTFEKKPTHTKEIEDFKGDELFKQVQMPNSLLHKNWGDTSTGVEDFESNPW; encoded by the coding sequence ATGGATGCTTGGAATAGTGCAACAACTTTTGGAGCAGATGGTCTACTGGGATTTAGTAGTCAACTCCCAGacattttaaatttatctGATCCTTTATTGGCCAAGATAATCACATCCAAAAAGGCATTACAGTTATTGGAATCAAATATAGTTTCTGGAGTTTCTGAAGATGGAGAGGAAAGTAATACcaacaatgaaaataaagcTATTATAGAATTGTTAATGTCGGCATGTGATGGCGATGTTGTCACTTTAGAGAGCATAACTAGATCTAATCCACAAATTGTCAATCAACTATTTCCTAGTGATGAAAATGGTGCAACAGCATTGGTATATGCTGTCTGTTTTAATAATCCTGATATTGTCGAATCCTTACTAGAGAACCATAAAGCTGACCCTGATATCCCTGACtcaattgtaaattataCACCTATTATGTGGGCGGTTCATCTTAATTATTTGAACATTGTCCAACTATTACTAGACCACCAAGCAGACCTTTTTTTGTCACCGAAAGATGATGGGACAAACGCAAGCACATTAGTATTCCCGGAGAATACAGAAATGTACGAATATTTCCGATCccataatttattaaaaactAATGCCGACAACAGTCAAGACATTTATCAAGCAACCTCTTTTTTGCCCCAAGATGACTATGAAGATGATTTGAGTACAAAACTCAAAATGCACACTATCACGAGCAATACCATTggtaatgaaaatgaagaaaattcTGAACCACAAGTTATAGGAGAGGATGAAGAGTATAATTTGGCACAAGATCCAATACTTCAACAACTTCCTGAATTTGAGTATGATAAACTTTTACCAGAACAGTATATTAAATTTACAGATAGTGATATACCaacattattgaattatatttttgatttgaggTCACAAACTACATATCAACACAATACCAAATTACTGGCTGCCATTGTTTTCCAATTGGTTAGATATTCTGCATTGAAGGTTGAATCTACAGAATTAACtgatttcttgtttgattgttttaCAGCAAGATTGCGAACAATTACAAATACCAAGTCAGGGGCATTTAACATGGCAATCCAAGATGATGGTAAACCTGCCAACGCCATGGGTGCTGGTGATATAGTCTTGTTGAGTTACTGGTTGTCCTCATTACAATTTTTGCATTTCTATTTTGGTAAAAACaacatttatttaaaattccCCAGATTTTTACAggaattgatcaatttagTCCAATCATTAACTGCAACATTATcgttttcaattaattccaGATTAAATTTACTTGTTGATGattgtattattaatttcacTAACCTAGTGGATGTTTCTAACGTATTATATGCCAAAGATTGGAACTTGTTTAAGAAAAACAAGTCGCACCCTAATACTTATGATGATATCATGAATACATTATATCCACCAACCCAAATGGAGTTAATGAAACCATCACCTATTAGGTATTTGCAAGTTTTAGGAGCTTTGGATTATGTGTTGAGAATTCACAAGGTTGATAATTTGCTTCGCCTGGAAGCCTTTTCACAAGtattttattatatcaATTGTACCATTTTCAATCGATTAATTAGTCAATCTAAATACTGTTCCCGTGCCAAAGCCATTCAAATACGTCTCAATGTATCAGCAATTGAAGATTGGTTACGGTCACATAATGTGAAAGTGTATAAGCCAGATACGATTGGTGGTTTGAATAAATTACTTGGCAATGAAGATGTCAAATTGCACAACCTTTTGAATGAAGATGCATCTTTGAAACATCGCAAGAATCCTCattatttacaattttATTACAATTCACTTTATCATATTGGGAAAAATCAGTTACAACCAACAATTGAACTTTTACAATGGTTGCAATGTATGACTTCGTTATCAGATGAAGAAAGTTTGATAAATAccattaatcaatttgattgtttgaattattatcaacttTTCAAAGTTGCCAATAAGTTATATAAATACGAAGTTAATGAAGTGAAATTACcgaagaaattgattcaagtgatcaaatcattaatgaCTGAACAAGGACctaatcaaattcaaagaaTGTTTTTGCATTATATGACACAAACAACTTTTTTGTCTAAAGAGGAATATATTTACTTGAATCCAAACTACATTTTTGAAGTTGCATTACCTAATTTAACCgaattaattaatagtTATGGTGCAGGTCTTGGTGGTGTTAGAATACttagaaataaaaaataccAACCATCATTACCTATTTCAATTATGGATGACATTGATGAGAAGTTGACTGAGAATAGGTCATGGCAAAATGAAACCTACGACTATGATAATGAGAAGGATggtgaagatgatgaagaagaagaacacAACGAAGGAGCAAATGCAAATGGTGATTCTGGATCTGTTCATCCAAGTACCTTTGAAAAGAAACCGACACATactaaagaaattgaagattttaAAGGAGATGAATTATTCAAACAGGTACAAATGCCAAATTCGTTGCTTCATAAAAATTGGGGTGATACCTCAACAGGAGTAGAAGATTTTGAATCTAATCCATGGTGA
- the SAP7 gene encoding Sap7p (Pepstatin A-insensitive secreted aspartyl protease; self-processing; expressed in human oral infection; Ssn6p-regulated; role in murine intravenous infection; induced during, but not required for, murine vaginal infection; N-glycosylated), whose product MQRVLELLLLSSTALAVIGDGFIALPVHKLQAGEGSAHFPNRLPIFDVVNGVAKSVEDDVNQIIQPIFGNGIFSGGSIQGTHSGNGHSVKYEVSLPSSSSQKGSNGPSSTDNKDTDPSKTGFSLDDLMNSIPTDFWNLIGLNKAPTSSDNGSKDADFTPSAVSQVEQPTSKSVESTAPGPASSASSSSSSEAASSSQPSEDSQPSSSANKKTGAFFLSLDNTQTLYTATLKVGSPAQEVQVMIDTGSSDLWFISSGNSQCKVNGGSIDCDKYGVFDKSKSSTWHDNKTDYSISYYDGDKASGTMGQDNITFADGFSIENANFAVIDNTTSSIGVFGVGYPELEAVKSKYTNLPFAMKEQNLIAKVAYSLYLDSRDAVQGYILFGGIDHAKYTGDLKAFDIVQSNDKYVYSQIPLTSVASSLNNYTNAYGLPAGSNHPKVGAVIYNGTDSFNGGVDLKDTPTLLDTGTTYSYLSKDQVESIVGLYGNVTYNDAGKAYEVPCWVGNPGNYLEFNFKNEQYIKVPTSEFVISVGTYASGAELCVFGILPGTHSILGDNFMRSVYAVFDLEDHVISIAQAAYNDNHAVVPIE is encoded by the coding sequence ATGCAAAGAGTATTAGAGTTATTACTTTTATCATCTACAGCTCTTGCTGTTATTGGTGATGGTTTTATTGCTTTGCCAGTGCACAAACTTCAAGCTGGTGAAGGCAGTGCACATTTCCCTAACCGTTTACCTATTTTTGATGTTGTAAATGGTGTAGCAAAATCAGTTGAAGATGATGTAAACCAAATCATTCAACCTATTTTTGGTAATGGGATCTTTTCCGGTGGTTCAATTCAAGGAACACATTCTGGTAATGGACACAGTGTGAAATATGAAGTGTCATTGCcctcttcatcatcacaaAAAGGTTCTAATGGTCCATCCTCCACTGATAATAAGGATACTGATCCATCCAAAACTGGATTTTCTTTAGATGATTTAATGAACTCAATTCCAACTGATTTTTGGAATTTAATCGGTTTGAATAAAGCACCTACTTCATCTGACAATGGTTCCAAAGATGCAGATTTCACTCCAAGTGCTGTCTCACAGGTCGAACAACCAACAAGCAAGAGCGTTGAATCAACTGCTCCTGGCCCAGCTTCCTCGgcatcttcttcttcttcactgGAAGCTGCTTCCTCTTCGCAACCATCAGAAGATAGTCAACCTTCTTCATCTGCCAACAAAAAAACTGGTGCTTTTTTCCTCAGTTTAGATAACACTCAAACATTATATACTGCTACTTTGAAAGTTGGTTCACCAGCTCAAGAAGTTCAAGTTATGATTGATACTGGATCTTCTGATTTATGGTTTATTTCTTCAGGAAATTCTCAATGTAAAGTCAATGGAGGGTCAATTGATTGTGACAAATACGGTGTTTTTGATAAACTGAAATCTTCTACATGGCATGATAACAAAACTGATTACTCAATCAGTTATTATGACGGTGATAAGGCATCAGGTACTATGGGTCAAGATAATATTACATTTGCTGATGGATTTCTGATTGAAAATGCCAACTTTGCCGTTATTGATAACACTACTTCTAGTATTGGTGTTTTCGGTGTTGGTTATCCTGAATTGGAAGCCgttaaatcaaaatacaCTAATTTGCCATTTGCTATGAAAgaacaaaatttgattgCTAAAGTTGCTTATTCCTTATACCTTGATTCTCGTGATGCTGTCCAAggttatattttatttggtgGTATTGATCATGCCAAATATACTGGGGATTTGAAAgcttttgatattgttcaATCTAATGATAAATATGTTTATTCTCAAATCCCATTGACTTCAGTTGCTTCATCATTGAACAATTATACTAATGCTTATGGTCTTCCTGCTGGAAGTAACCATCCAAAAGTAGGTGCTGTTATCTATAATGGTACCGATTCTTTTAATGGTGGTGTTGATCTCAAAGACACTCCAACTTTATTGGATACCGGAACTACATACAGTTACTTGTCCAAAGACCAAgttgaatcaattgttggACTTTATGGTAATGTTACTTATAATGATGCTGGGAAAGCTTATGAAGTTCCATGTTGGGTAGGTAATCCTGGTAATTATTtggaattcaatttcaaaaatgaacAATACATTAAAGTACCAACATCTGAATTTGTTATTTCAGTCGGTACTTATGCTAGTGGTGCTGAATTGTGTGTATTTGGTATTTTACCAGGTActcattcaattttgggTGACAACTTTATGAGAAGTGTCTATGCTGTGTTTGACTTAGAAGACCATGTCATTTCTATTGCTCAAGCTGCTTATAATGATAACCATGCCGTTGTTCCTATCGAGTAA
- the YBN5 gene encoding Obg-like ATPase (P-loop ATPase with similarity to human OLA1 and bacterial YchF; Spider biofilm repressed) has protein sequence MAPKKKGVVEKPVLLGRPGNNLKSGIVGLANVGKSTFFQAITRCPLGNPANYPFATIDPEEARVIVPSPRFDKLCELYKPKSEVPAFLTVYDIAGLTKGAHAGEGLGNNFLANIRAVDSIFQMVRCFDDADIIHINDEVNPIADLDIIKDELRLKDIEFANTYLEGVEKIAKRGGQSLEVKQKKEEAEFVKKVIQMLEDGKRIANQTWTAKEVDIINQMFLLTAKPCIYLINLSEKDYIRKKNKYLLKIKEWVDANSPGDLIVPLSVSLEEKLANMESDEEREAYCKEIGAQSALPKIIVAMRQKLDLISFFTGGPDEVREWTIRKWYTAPQAAGTIHTDLERTFILAQVIKYDDLIELGDENSVRAAGKLMQKGKDYFVEDGDIIYVKAADGKAR, from the coding sequence ATGGcaccaaaaaagaaaggagTCGTTGAAAAACCAGTTTTATTGGGTAGACCAGGTAATAACTTAAAATCCGGTATTGTTGGGTTAGCCAATGTTGGTAAATCCACTTTTTTCCAAGCAATTACCAGATGTCCTTTAGGTAACCCTGCCAATTATCCGTTCGCCACTATTGATCCAGAAGAAGCCAGAGTCATTGTCCCATCTCCAAGATTCGATAAATTGTGTGAATTATATAAACCAAAAAGTGAAGTTCCAGCCTTTTTAACTGTTTATGATATTGCTGGTTTAACTAAAGGTGCTCATGCCGGTGAAGGTTTAGGTAACAATTTCTTGGCCAATATCAGAGCTGTTGATTCTATTTTCCAAATGGTCAGATGTTTCGATGATGCTGATATCATTCatattaatgatgaagTTAACCCAATAGCTGATTTAGATATCATCAAGGACGAATTGAGATTGaaagatattgaatttgCCAACACTTATTTGGAAggtgttgaaaaaattgctAAAAGAGGTGGTCAATCTTTAGAAGttaaacaaaagaaagaagaagctgaatttgttaaaaaaGTTATTCAAATGTTAGAAGACGGTAAAAGAATTGCTAACCAAACTTGGACTGCCAAAGAAGTTGACattatcaatcaaatgTTTTTGTTAACTGCCAAACCATGTATTTACTTGATCAACTTGTCTGAAAAAGATTACATTagaaagaagaacaagTATTTGTTAAAGATTAAAGAATGGGTCGACGCCAATTCTCCAGGTGATTTGATTGTCCCACTTTCTGTTTCTTTAGAAGAGAAATTGGCTAATATGGAATCTGATGAAGAAAGAGAAGCTTACTGTAAAGAAATTGGTGCTCAATCTGCTTTACCAAAAATCATTGTTGCCATGAGAcaaaaattggatttgatttcatttttcactGGTGGTCCAGATGAAGTTAGAGAATGGACCATCAGAAAATGGTACACTGCTCCACAAGCCGCTGGTACTATTCATACAGATTTGGAAAGAACATTTATATTGGCACAAGTTATTAAATACgatgatttgattgaacTTGGTGATGAAAACAGTGTTAGAGCTGCTGGTAAATTAATGCAAAAAGGTAAAGATTATTTCGTTGAAGATGGGGATATCATTTACGTCAAAGCCGCTGATGGTAAAGCCCGTTAA
- a CDS encoding uncharacterized protein (Ortholog(s) have signal sequence binding activity, role in vacuolar transport and late endosome localization), whose amino-acid sequence MGKYSTVPKFRGRKLTLTYENGSYCDIIDKNTNQRLRKSTILTFTCDREMSARASVSYIGQANECTYFFEVRSHHACPTAAKANNLAAVWIFLFIFLAAVFVYFSGGLLYRQMKQASTTRSKV is encoded by the coding sequence ATGGGTAAATATTCCACTGTACCTAAATTTAGAGGTAGAAAATTGACGTTAACGTATGAAAATGGATCGTATTGTGATATAATCGATAAGAACACAAATCAAAGACTACGCAAGTCGACTATTTTAACATTTACTTGTGATCGTGAAATGTCGGCTAGAGCACTGGTTTCATATATCGGTCAAGCAAATGAATGTACTTATTTCTTCGAAGTCAGATCACACCATGCATGTCCTACTGCTGCTAAAGCTAATAATTTAGCTGCTGTATGgatatttttgtttatatttttggCTGCTGTATTTGTTTACTTTTCTGGTGGATTGTTGTATAGACAGATGAAACAAGCATCCACCACTAGAAGTAAAGTATGA
- the SEC21 gene encoding coatomer subunit gamma (Ortholog(s) have role in ER to Golgi vesicle-mediated transport, retrograde vesicle-mediated transport, Golgi to ER and COPI vesicle coat, endosome localization) — MSTSSYKKQDAYSSNVGIPDKMAVFQECLQQFNASPVNAKKCRQLLAKLLRLIYNGESFPAQESTTLFFSISKLFQHKDQSLRQLVYLTIKELSSTSDDILMVTSSIMKDIQGNDAVYKPNAIRTLSKVLDPTTVNAAERLFKNAIVDKNPVISSAALISSYNLLPHAKEVVKRFTNETLETIQSYKSFPPTQFQLHEYYGSSTSNLPSTSYMYQYHALGLIYQLRNHDKMALMKLISSLSEGSSLKNSLSIIQLIRYINKILNDDQSLISHLYPILAGFLKHKSDMVELEACKTLINLQHLIKDDQFMAIVNTLQKLLGVPRTATRFAAIRLINKISIKHPEKIIVVNLELEGLINDTNRSISTLAITTLLKTMGAGTVDTGSVGGESVDRLITKMTSLMDEITEDFKIVIIEAIENLALKFPAKHKKLVSFLTDLLRDDGTLELKSSIVDALFDLIKFLPDANAKQLILMNLCEFIEDCEFTELSVRILHLLGDEGPHTSNPSYYIRHIYNRLVLENSIVRSSAVIALAKFAAVCGGEVSKNIVILLERCLNDVDDEVRDRAAISLNFINNGKKNLIVSDSKYDLNALESKLVHYLNNEENFSVKFDISEIKVISSEELKSIEYDRKISKLENSNVENNDTPEVEEQKGGTKVESAGDNVANDLLRQQEYAQELAAIAEFESYGKLTKSTSVPIYLTDKENEIVVSVVKHLFAESQKLVLQYNINNTLPHTVLQDISVIAQPDNELYQEDFIVPLAELKPDQTGIVYVSFSAPAIEDEELLSAFGNTVAYTNKDLDDEGNVDPTDDGWSDEYQIDDLELLAGDFIIPLYNSNFTSIFDQLPNQDSGVVNISNVDTIENAVNKVKTALNMMPLDGSDYVPSDITSHTLKLLGKDVWGGKVGASIRLASTGGKIVAKVEAKTETENFANVIISSVY; from the coding sequence ATGTCCACTCTGTCGTATAAAAAACAGGATGCTTATTCAAGCAATGTTGGAATTCCTGATAAAATGGCAGTTTTCCAGGAATGTCTTCAACAGTTTAATGCTTCTCCGGTTAATGCAAAGAAATGTCGACAACTATTAGCCAAATTATTGAGATTGATTTATAATGGTGAATCATTCCCTGCTCAAGAGTCAACCACTTTGTTTTTCTCCATTTCGAAATTGTTTCAACATAAAGATCAATCTTTGAGACAATTAGTGTATTTGACTATCAAGGAATTATCATCTACATCAGATGATATCTTGATGGTAACTTCTTCGATCATGAAAGATATTCAAGGCAATGATGCTGTTTACAAGCCAAACGCCATTAGAACTTTATCTAAAGTTTTAGACCCAACTACTGTAAATGCAGCTGAAAGATTGTTCAAGAATGccattgttgataaaaatcCAGTTATTTCTTCTGCTGCCTTGATTTCATCTTACAATTTGTTACCACATGCTAAAGAAGTTGTCAAGAGATTTACCAACGAAACTTTGGAAACTATTCAATCTTACAAGCTGTTCCCACCAACTCAATTCCAGTTGCATGAATATTACGGAAGCTCGACTTCAAACTTGCCATCAACTAGTTACATGTATCAATATCATGCTTTGGGTTTGATTTATCAGTTGAGAAATCACGATAAAATGGCgttaatgaaattaatcaGCTCTTTATCAGAAGGATCTTCTTTGAAAAACTCTTTGTcgattattcaattgattagatatatcaacaaaattttgaatgatgatcaatcattaatttctcACTTGTACCCGATTTTGGCTGGATTTTTAAAGCACAAGTCTGATATGGTTGAATTAGAAGCTTGTAAAACTTTGATCAACTTGCAACACTTGATCAAAGACGATCAATTTATGGCAATTGTGAATActttacaaaaattattggGTGTCCCAAGAACAGCAACCAGATTTGCTGCCATTAGATTAATCAACAAGATTTCTATCAAACACCcagaaaaaattattgttgttaacTTGGAATTGGAAGGCTTGATTAATGACACTAATAGATCAATTTCTACATTGGCAATAACCACATTATTGAAGACAATGGGTGCTGGTACTGTCGATACTGGATCTGTTGGTGGTGAGAGTGTCGATAGATTAATAACCAAAATGACATCATTAATGGATGAAATAACTgaagatttcaaaattgttattattgaagCAATTGAAAACTTGGCATTGAAATTCCCAGCTAAACACAAGAAATTAGTATCATTTTTAACTGATTTATTGAGAGATGATGGAAcattagaattgaaaagtaGTATTGTTGACgcattatttgatttgattaagTTTTTACCAGATGCAAATGCCAAACAATTGATCTTAATGAACTTGTgtgaatttattgaagattGTGAATTTACAGAATTATCAGTTCGTATTTTGCACTTGTTGGGTGACGAGGGCCCACACACTTCAAACCCTTCATACTATATCAGACATATTTACAATAGATTGGTTTTGGAGAATTCCATTGTCAGATCTTCAGCAGTTATTGCCTTGGCTAAGTTTGCTGCAGTTTGTGGTGGTGAAGTATCGAAGaatattgttattttatTGGAAAGATGTTTGAATGATGTTGACGACGAAGTGAGAGATAGAGCTGCCATTTCCTTgaatttcatcaacaatggcaagaagaatttgattgtCAGCGATTCCAAATATGATTTGAATGCCTTGGAAAGTAAATTAGTTCATTACTTGAACAATGAAGAGAACTTTTCTgttaaatttgatatttcaGAAATTAAAGTTATTTCTAgtgaagaattaaaatcaattgaatacgACAGAAAGATTAGCAAATTAGAAAATTCCAATGTTGAAAATAACGATACTCCCGAGGTTGAAGAACAAAAGGGGGGTACTAAAGTTGAATCTGCTGGTGATAATGTTGCTAATGACTTGTTAAGACAACAAGAATACGCTCAAGAACTAGCTGCTATTGCTGAGTTTGAATCCTATGGAAAATTAACAAAGTCGACATCTGTTCCTATATATTTGACTgacaaagaaaatgaaattgttgttagtgTCGTCAAGCATTTGTTTGCTGAATCACAAAAATTGGTGTTACAatacaatatcaataacaCATTACCACATACCGTTTTACAAGATATTTCCGTCATTGCTCAACCagataatgaattataCCAAGAAGATTTTATTGTACCATTGGCCGAGTTAAAACCTGATCAAACCGGTATTGTTTATGTTTCATTCTCAGCCCCAGCTatagaagatgaagaattgcTTTCGGCATTTGGTAACACCGTTGCTTACACTAACAAAGATTTGGATGATGAAGGTAATGTTGACCCAACAGACGATGGTTGGTCTGATGAATAccaaattgatgatttggaaTTGTTGGCTGGTGACTTTATAATTCCATTATACAACTCCAATTTCACATCtatttttgatcaattacCCAATCAAGATTCCGGTGTTGTGAATATTAGCAATGTGGATACTATTGAGAATGCTGTCAATAAAGTAAAGACGGCATTGAATATGATGCCATTAGATGGATCTGATTATGTTCCAAGTGATATAACCTCACATacattaaaattattggGTAAAGATGTTTGGGGAGGAAAAGTTGGTGCTTCAATTAGATTGGCTTCCACTGGTGGTAAAATTGTTGCCAAAGTAGAGGCAAAAACTGAAACAGAGAATTTTGCAAACGTTATCATCAGTAGTGTATATTAG